The Scomber scombrus chromosome 19, fScoSco1.1, whole genome shotgun sequence DNA window GTATACATTCCCTGCTTGACCTACAGGAAAGTTCAGTCGCTGCAATTATGGCCATAATAAGTCATAATACAATGTAGTAATgtcaataatatttttttaatgaatttgagctctataaaaatgtaatgtttatgcTTCTGAGGgctgaaaaagcaaaacaataaaataaaatcatagaaattataaaattttaaaaaataaaagaaattaaTGAAAGCAAAATCTAAATTAAGTTTGATTAGATTTAATTTTAGTTACAGTACTGATACtttgattaatcaatttgttAACcgacttaaaataaaataataaataataagattataataataataaaagatttttggtaatcaaaacaacaaattattGGCAGTCCAACTTTGATATGAAGATGTAATAAATGGGATAAATATTCTGGCATACACTAGCCGAACACCACAATGTAACATGAAGTTTATAGAAACATTCTTTACCTGTAACATTTGTcgtttaaagaagaaaaaaaacccatcacagACAGAAAAGATATAAAGCATATATATAAACTAACCCAGTGACCCTCTCGCAAAGGCTGTCCTCAGAGCGGACGCCAGACTTCCACTCATCTGCTGGTAGAAGATGGAGTCCGGGCAAGGACAGGCGGTACCAACAGGGCCTGGCCAACTGCGCTGAGGCCGGGGGAACCCCACCAAGAAGATGGGCAGAGTGAAGAGGGGCAGCAGAGGGGCAGAGAGCAGGGCAGATAGGGTCACCACTGCCAGCAGCAAGGGGCACAGGGAGGCGTTAAGAGCCAGCAGAGTTCCCGCTGACTGACGGCGCTGCTTCTTCTCAGTCCACGATGTCACCAGCACAGTCAGGGTGAACTTTAGCTTGGCTAGGAACTGGGTCAGTCTGTCAATCAGGAGGCCAACCTGGATCACACAAGCAAACACTACTGACTATACTGAACTGCCATGTGGTCTGATCAGCTGATACCCgtgtaataaaatgtatgttttggtGATTTTATCTGCAAAACCAACCCAGTTTTTGACACAATAAAATTTGTAATGCATACACTATtttgatattatattttattaaccAAGGCTTGGTAATAagataaaaatgtacagtaagttGGAAAACGTGGTGATAGGTTGGAGAAAATGTACtccaattttacattttgataagactactttttttaagattaacattttttcagaaatgaaatatacCATGCCCTGTCAACAAATAAGTGTGCTTTTTACAGCTGTATTACATGTAAATTATTGAATGAAGCAGCAACACTTAGATTTGGCAGTGACATTCAGCGAGAAACAAACAACGTGTAGATATAAGGGAACACGTTAATTTTGACCTCACCAGAAGAAGCTGAACTCCAGTGCCCAGGTTGTCCCACCCTGGCAGCATATTGTTTCCAGCTACCAGCCGCACCAAGATCACCACAACCATCTGGAGCAGAGCATCCTCTGAGCTCTGCCACACCTGCAAATCAACAAAGAGCCAACCACTGCGCTGAACATCACAGGCAAAAAAATCTGAAGTGTCTGACAAAAACGAGACATGCTCTtggtgacaaaaacaaaacaactgtatTTAAGGATGTCAATAATCCTTTAATATTGTTTCAGCTTTCTTTTGAAAAGGAGATCTGTGGCAAATCTGCACAGAGGTAGAAAACAAAGTCCTTATTGTAATTGCATGCTTTGTTCATATTGATACTTAATAAATAGCTGTCAGCTAGAGTGTTTTGTGTGCGTACCACTCTAAAGGCTCGTGTGAATCCCACACTGAGAGAAGCTCTATGGAGCAGCTGCAGAGATTTGTCCATAGACAGGAAAGCAATCATTGCAAATGGAGACACTGTgaagataaacacacactgtaagtGCTACGttacacacaacacatccaCATACATGTAAAGAACACTGCTGTTGAGATGTGTAGTTTGGAGAACATCAAAATTAACATTACAACAAGCTCACCAAGATAAAGAAGGACCCTTCGGATCGCTGCAGCAATGAATaatcctctgttcctctgtttgAAAGTCTGGACACTGGACATGCCTTTAGGGTACAAGGGATTGAGCAACACCCCTCCAAAAACATAGGCTCCCTGGATCTCTCTGAGAGCCCAGCAGAGGGAGAAGAGTACCAGGAGGAGGTAGCTGACAGGAGCCTGGGGTCCAGTAATCAAGCTCTGGGACTGAGCTGAACCGATGAAGTGATGCAACAGCCCTGCCTCCGCCATCGCCACTAGTAGCAGGCTCAAATATACAAGCAGCTCCCCACAGCCGAGATTCCATCCAAAAGAactgggaggaggaggtggcgACACCCCTCTACGCAGCCCACAGTCCCCGCAAGCTGCCCTGGAACCTCTGCAGAGCGTGCTAATCTGGCTGAAGTCCAGGCTCAAAAGAAAACCCGTTGAGATGGAGAAGAGAACCACACCCAGCGTCGACGGGATGAAGTAATTACACACAGCTACGCCAGCGGACACGCCAAACATCAGCATCAGCCTGTGGGACAAGACATAACATGACCAGATGTGAATGCAGGAAAAATTTGATGAGTGGCTGATGTGAACTCCCTctcaccttttcttttctttatttctttagttTCAATACGTACCTGGCATTGCTGGACATGGGGGACCCTCCTAAGCCAAACACGAGAGCCTGCTCCATGCCCCAGAGGAGCAGGGCATCCAGGGGAGGCAGTATGCCCAGCGCCCACAGCAGAGGTAGGATGAAGAACAGCACATGTAAAACCTGGCTGGCCAGTTGGAGTTCAGGCACAGGGCCCGAGAACCTAAATTACAGGAGGAGATTGACTGTGTTACAGCAGCACTGAGACTGTAAAATACAGCAGCAGAATGTGAAAGGGCTGACAAGATAACTGTATAGTAGTTGCTCACCTATCTGCCAAGTCCAcagcaatgaaaatgaaaatgtagagAGGCCGGGTTAGTGGGGTGATCTCGTAAGTGTCCTGTGCCTGGAAAGTGGCTGTCTCTGTAGCTGTATTTACAATGAGGGAATACTCCGCTATACACAGAGTCACCCAACTCAGGACGAAGACTACCAGGGATACACTTATACTGCCGTAGAGAGTGGTCAGTCTGCCAAGGAACACGTACCATGTCCCGAAGCCACAGAGCACCCCAGCCAGTACTGTATGCACCACCACATTCAGCCCAAACCTCTTCCCAGGGGCAATGAATCGCACTGTTTCTGGGCTGACACAGTGGGTAAAttctacttcttcttcatcaACTAGGATGTTGGGTGCACCGAGCCTCTCCACTGTGCCACTCCTCCGTGCAGCGTAAAATGCCAGGGCCTGGACACCCGCTGCAGCCCCGAACATAAGCATACCAGAGAGCACTGCGGCATGGAGCTCCTGAAGCAGGTGCAGCTGGCAGAGCAGAGTACCAATGCCCCCAAAAAGCCATGGTGTCAAGAACAGGACTGCCTGATTGACATAGACATATGGCGGGGCACAGTAGCCCAACTTGAAGCGTGGACCCCCCAACACTGTCTGGGGGAAGCGCTTCCAGAAGAACTCCTGCTTGTACTCATTGAGAAGGGGCACATCTGGCCCCATTCTGACCATTCCCGAAGGAGTGGCAGGTCATCTCCACACAGCTGAAGGAGGGTTTCCATTCATCGTCCCACACTCAATGTGAAATCTGAAATGAAGCACACCTAAGGTTAGGCAATGGAGCAATAATTGTTACAAGCAAACTTGGAATCCACCAGATACCTTcatacaataatacaaatgaattataatacatttaattaatatcACACTTTCCATTCATACTGAAATTCACAgtgctacagtattaataacatagaCTACACAACATAAGGAAAATAATAAGAGTTAAGATGAAAAGAGGCCTATTTAcggatgacaaattaaaggaaaaaccagcTTTAATGTGCCTTGGCATGAATACTACAGTCTccgaactctactggagggatgaacaccgtTCTTctaaaagatattccctcatttggtgtttgatgatggtggtggagagtgcTGTCTAACAGTCcggtccaaaatctcccataggtgtttgTTGGTGTTCTTCTCATAGATCTAGATGCACACGTCACTTTAGTCACTGTTCCTATTGAAACATCAGCCAGCTGAGCCGTAGTTGACTGAAGCTCCTGACATCCGTGCCCCAACAATGAACCCTCTTTCAAAGTTACTTAGGTATTTTCCTCTTGCCATCTTGATAtaaaatcagaatcaactgCTCATCATCTTAATACATACCACAGACCATGACTGGAtgttaattgcttaattgtGCTATGCTTTCACACAAACTCAAGCTCCATCAAAAGCAACTAATAAAAGTTTCAAACAGCAATATGATGTCaaatatttttgctgaatttgtGGGAACTTCTCTTGAGAGTGACAAAGTAACTTATTACAGCTGTCAAACTGTTTACAAAATAATCTGCCTACCACTGCACAGACATGTCTGAAAATCCTAATATGCACTTGGACTAATATTATTAATCGGTCGATAGGtgggaaaaacagaagaaaaaaaaatacaaatcattatcACAGCAACAACGAAACTCTACGTGAATGGGCTGGTTTGTAGTTTATTGTCAGGATTATACGCACCAAGTCTgctttaaagggtcagttttaATAACAAAGGATCCATCACTAACCCAGGTTCACCCAGAGGAGCAACAGCTACTGAGTTgccatgaaaacacaacacacaggcaGCATTACGTGGGCTAACCTGTTCAAGCTCGACCCCTCTAATATCAGCAAACTAGGTAAAACCAGAAAACTAAACTGATTCTGCTATTGTCTCTTTACCTTAGCTAGCTATATTATTGTTAGCAGGCGATGCCAGCAAGTCCTTTTCAGCTCGACCATTCGTTAGCTTGCTGTTACTAACATGTAAAATATCAACAACCTGTTGTGTCACTGGTGTGGCATAAACTTACCTTTCACCGCAGAATATCCAACTGCAGACACACTTTTTGTAATATTTGACGATATGGGTAATAATGTGGGGGAAAAGGCGGAAATCGCCAGCATCAACATTAGCTGCTAGCTAACCGCTAGAAAGCCAAGCAACACACTTCGGCATGGACACAAACAGATTGTAGCCAATGAGAACGGAGACAAGGGGAGAGTGAGTCCTCTGATTGGATGGAAACTTGTAAACCCCGCCTCCTACACGCCCAACCCCGTCTCTTCTTcaaccacgcacacacacacatatttattattgcaAACATTGATAGCACAAATCcgtgtttggtgtttttttttttttaaagaaaggcattacatttaatcatatttacatTCTCGTAGTGctgcgttaaaaaaaaaaaaatagtgactACTGCACACAAAACTATAACTACTACTTAGGTTTATAAGGAGTGAGAATCACGTCCAGCTGTACTGAATAGCTGTATTATAAACTGCATTT harbors:
- the pcnx4 gene encoding pecanex-like protein 4 — encoded protein: MVRMGPDVPLLNEYKQEFFWKRFPQTVLGGPRFKLGYCAPPYVYVNQAVLFLTPWLFGGIGTLLCQLHLLQELHAAVLSGMLMFGAAAGVQALAFYAARRSGTVERLGAPNILVDEEEVEFTHCVSPETVRFIAPGKRFGLNVVVHTVLAGVLCGFGTWYVFLGRLTTLYGSISVSLVVFVLSWVTLCIAEYSLIVNTATETATFQAQDTYEITPLTRPLYIFIFIAVDLADRFSGPVPELQLASQVLHVLFFILPLLWALGILPPLDALLLWGMEQALVFGLGGSPMSSNARLMLMFGVSAGVAVCNYFIPSTLGVVLFSISTGFLLSLDFSQISTLCRGSRAACGDCGLRRGVSPPPPPSSFGWNLGCGELLVYLSLLLVAMAEAGLLHHFIGSAQSQSLITGPQAPVSYLLLVLFSLCWALREIQGAYVFGGVLLNPLYPKGMSSVQTFKQRNRGLFIAAAIRRVLLYLVSPFAMIAFLSMDKSLQLLHRASLSVGFTRAFRVVWQSSEDALLQMVVVILVRLVAGNNMLPGWDNLGTGVQLLLVGLLIDRLTQFLAKLKFTLTVLVTSWTEKKQRRQSAGTLLALNASLCPLLLAVVTLSALLSAPLLPLFTLPIFLVGFPRPQRSWPGPVGTACPCPDSIFYQQMSGSLASALRTAFARGSLGSLAPGSHFLGRFQDRMVWIMILERGYGYCTVNIKGLELQETSCHTVEARRVDEVFEAAFERPERLGFTQGFNLHWGNALTPCAALAVRVYSDARNVLSGIIDSHDNLRKLQDDFLKALVWLLLRYCVQKHKGFLWSSEEGPGVGGRKSQSSQLAQTTCNQPPEVVLVESNVSSLRFRQDSSSLTSFGDWSDEDDLFGPQPARRTVALVSAEVQPGHTMLQTGASLPGSVEMDSLFENMALSALQPLQPLGLGIGMPAVDKGRNSEVFRESPGSLPHLNFSCQQSEVFNLPTGWRTAPLLPSRLLQLRPLFPEDWFRFTLGRFGRAVQVETSEDMTKGLKEDEALKELHAQVALSCLVSLGAESAFTSPSYVFKLYCGEVPWTEGLDWLSSSKELYQLALRAFRFSFKLLFDQASLGPMESHEELFSTLEEYERDWYIGLVTEKGWHDSILQEKPFLFSLGHDLAMGTYTGRVLSLQEQLVQVGRLNGEGVRGQWANLSWELLYATNDDEERYSIQAHPFMLRNLTVQAADPPLGYPIYSSAPLHFPCL